The proteins below come from a single Esox lucius isolate fEsoLuc1 chromosome 7, fEsoLuc1.pri, whole genome shotgun sequence genomic window:
- the lim2.1 gene encoding lens intrinsic membrane protein 2.1, which yields MYSFMGGGLFCAGVGNILLIVSTATDYWMQYRHSNNYMHQGLWRYCMPGKCFTHNDSIAHLDATRALMILSLLACFIGIIIGIMAFIHYSSFDRFDKTFAAGILFFISCFFVLLAMAVYTGVTINYYGKRYGNWRFSWSYIIGWVSVVLTFFSGIFYMCAYRMHECPRNSNSH from the exons ATGTACAGCTTCATGGGCGGAGGGCTGTTCTGTGCAGGCGTGGGGAACATCCTCCTGATTGTTTCCACGGCAACCGATTATTGGATGCAGTACCGGCACTCTAACAACTACATGCATCAGGGCCTGTGGCGGTACTGCATGCCCGGGAAGTGCTTCACACACAATGACAGCATTG CCCACTTGGACGCCACCCGAGCGCTCATGATCCTCTCCCTCCTGGCCTGTTTCATTGGGATCATCATCGGCATCATGGCTTTTATCCATTACTCGTCCTTCGACAGGTTTGACAAAACCTTTGCTGCAGGCATATTGTTCTTCATTTCAT GCTTTTTCGTGTTGCTAGCAATGGCAGTGTACACTGGTGTGACAATTAATTACTATGGTAAACGCTATGGCAACTGGAGGTTTTCCTGGTCCTACATCATCGGCTGGGTGTCAGTGGTGCTAACCTTCTTTTCAG GTATATTCTATATGTGTGCCTATCGGATGCACGAATGCCCCAGAAACTCAAACTCTCACTAG